Genomic window (Chitinophagales bacterium):
TGTCCAAGTCCAGTCTGGCATACAGTTATAAGTGAATGCGTGCATGACGAGTGCTAACATACCCATAAGTATTCCTCCATTGCGTATGGCATCTGTTCTAGTGACAGCCCCACCGAGATATACAAATATGTAGGCTAAAAGTAAGCCTGTAAAGAAGCAACCTGCAGTGACCATAATCATCATTTCAGGTGTTTCTTGTGGATGAGGCATCAATGTAGAAAATAAAAACCCATAAAATAGCCATCCTAGAAGAAAGTAAACTACAAATCCTACAAGAGTAGATACAACAAACTTCATCATAATTGTTAGGATTTATTCGTTAGAACCACCAAATTTTCCAACAAGAAAACATATAGCTGCACCGGCTACAGCTCCGATAACGAGATTCACTGCTGCATCGGTTAGTAAAACGTTCATACTAGTACAATTTCCATTACCCATCATATAAAAACGCATAGATACGCTGCCAAGCAAGCCCATAACAGCTGCTGTGATTGCACCAGATTGGATACTCATATTGCCTATCTTATCAAATACATACGATAAAGCAGCACCGCTAACAATGCCTCCTAAGACACTATACATAGGGTTTGGAGTAGCTCCTTCAGCCAATGGCCATATATTTGGAAATAAAATTCCATAAAATACCCAGCCTAATAAAAAGAAGGCTACGCCAGCTGCAAATGTTCCGATTAAAAAGTTTTTTACATTCATGATTTTAAATTTTATTGGTTTAGAACACAAATGTAGTTTTTAACTTAAAATAATTTAAAAAAACTTTTCAACAATTGAAACACAATTGTAAACAGTTTAGAATTTATCTTAACTAGCTCAATATTTATGCTTTGCGTCTTAGTGTCTTTGTGGCATCTATTGCAATCTCTCAAAACTCTTTTTAATATATTCATTTAGTTCAGAGCCTTTAAGTAAACCCTGAGATAAACGAGCGATATCAAAGGCACTTTGAATCATGGTCTTTTTCTGTTCGGCATCTTTTTCTTCCAATATCTTGGTGGCTATTGGATGATTTTCATTGATCACTAAATCATAAGAGTCTGGGAAACCGCCCATAGCCATAAAACCACCGCCACCTGTGGCTTGCATATCTTTCATTCTACGCATAAACTCGCTTTGGGTGATGAGAAATGGCGTAGCTTCGGTATCAAGAGCTTGCAGTTGCACATGAAATGTAGCCTTAGGCACTACCTCTTCGATAGCTGTCTTGAGTTTCTCCTTTTCCTTTTCTGATAACTTAGAGATTTGATTATCTTCTTTTTTTATCAACTGCTCTACAGGGGCAGAATCGACACGAGCGAAGGAAATTTTCTCATTTTCACCTTCTATTTTCTGTATCAAATGTGCTACGATAGGGCTATCCAAATGCACTACGGTATATCCCTTTTCTTCGGCTGCATGGATATAGCTATATTCCTTTTCCTTGTCAGCGGTGTAGAGTACGATAGTTTTGTCATCCTTGTCCTTGTGGGTATCTTTGATGAGTTCTTTCAGTTCATCCCATGTTTTATAATCGCCTTTGGTGGTTGGGAATAGCGCAAATTGCATTGCTTTTTCATAAAACTTGGGTTCGCTGAGCATTCCATATTCTATGACTATTTTGATATCATTCCATTTAGACTCAAAGTCCTCGCGATTTTCTTTGAATAAGGATTGTAATTTCTCCGCCACTTTTTTAGTCACATATTCCGATATTTTCTTGACATTATTATCTGCTTGTAAATATGAGCGTGATACATTTAAAGGAATATCTGGCGAGTCAATAACTCCGCGCAGCATCGTCAAAAATTCAGGAACTATCCCCTCGACATTGTCGGTGATGAATACCTGATTTTGGTAGAGTTGGATACGGTCCTTTTGAACTTGTAAGTTCGGGGAAAGCTTAGGGAAATATAATATCCCGGTGAGGTTGAATGGAAAGTCCACGTTGAGGTGGATATGAAAAAGGGGCTTTTCGAATTGGTAAGGATAGAGTTCATTGTAAAATGTTTGATAGTCTTCGTCTTTTAAGTCAGCTGGCTTCTTGGTCCAGGCTGGACTGGGGTTATTAATAATATTATCTACTTCTATTTCATCAGGTTTGGCATCCTTATCCGCACCTTCTGGTAATGTTAGGTATTCTTTTTTCATGCCGAATTTGATAGGAATAGGCATGAATTTATTGTATTTGTTTAGTAGGGTTTTGATTCTCGCTTCATCCAGAAATTCTTCCGACTCGGTATTGATGTGTAGGACAATTTCTGTACCTCTGTCTGCTTTATCCGCAGGCTCTAGAGAATATTCCGGGCTACCGTCACAGCTCCATTTGACTGCTGGGGCATCGGTATGAGATTTCGTGATAATATCTACCTTATCTGCTACCATAAAGGCCGAATAAAATCCGAGACCAAAGTGACCTATAATCCCACTGTCTTTGGAGTCTTTGTATTTATTCAGAAATTCCTCCGCTCCAGAAAAAGCGACTTGATTGATATATTTTTCTACCTCTTCGGCACTCATGCCGAGCCCTTGGTCTATGACATGGAGGGTCTTAGCTTCTTTATCTATTTTGATTTCAATGATAGGACTGCCATACTCTGACTTAGATTCACCTTTGCTGACAAGGTGGCGCAGTTTAAGGGTAGCATCTGTAGCATTAGAGACTAGTTCTCTTAAGAAAATCTCATGGTCGGAATAGAGAAATTTCTTGATAAGGGGAAATATGTTTTCGACTTCTACTTTAATTTTTCCTTTCGTACTCATTTGTTAAGTTTTAAATATTAAGTGTTTATTTTTAGGTAAGGCAAATGGAATGCCAAGGGGGAATTCCTGACAAAATGTCTATTACCCCATATCAGAAAGTCTTGACTATACTTATAAGGGGAAGTTAAGTTCTTGCTAATATTGAGGTATTTTTATACAGCTATCAGGACTATTTCGTCCGGCACAAATACAATTATGTTGCTCATTGGTTAAATAAATTCTGCTTCGTAAGAATGTGAAATACAAACGTGAAGATTTTTCAGATATTCTCTCTCTATAGATATTATCAATACTTCTTTTAAACTCCTTGTCAAAGTTTAAGCTTGGATATTGAAATTTTATCGCTGACCTAGACAATAAAAATAATTTTTGACTTATATCGAAACTAGTATCTAGTAAATAAGGTAAAGTAAATGACAATGATTTATCGTATTCTTTGAGCTGGAAATAGCACATCCCTTTTTGGTATGATAAATATTGATGCCATTCTACTATTATCTGATGTCCCCCAAAGCCCATCCCAAATACAGGTGGATATTTCTCTAATGAATCTAAATACGTTAAAGCCTGTTTGTAATTAGAGTCACTCATCGATAAATTAACTATTCTCATATAGGTTGGATGTTTTAAATCAACCCGTAATTTGTGGTCGTTCTTCTGACCAAATGTTTGTAGATGGTATCCCTTACTTTTTGTAATACAAAAATAGGTTTGAAGTGCACTGTCTTTAAAGCCATTTGTTTCATAAATTTTTGCTATTGAAAATAGTGCCAAATCATAAATGTCAAAATTATCCTCAGAGTTTAGAATCTGAAGATAATAATTTTTTGCTTCATTTAAAAGGGACAACTCTATCGATTTTACAATTCTATACTTATCACTATTTGTATCTAGCTTATCGATATTTATTAACTTTTTAAAATCTCCATGCACATATGTAAGAATAGCATCACCTCTTTCATATAACTTTTGGCTGTGAAACTGAGAAATCAAACATTTATTGCATACTATAAAAAATATGAAGATTAATTTCATTTTGATTTAACTTTTCATTTGTCACCTCTTTTCAACCCATCCAATTTCGTCTGATAATAATACATTTGGTCTCTATATAAAGCCGCTTCTGCGAAGTGGGTTTGACGAGCTGCTTTTTGCATTTTATCTCTAGCTGCTTTGACTTTGCGCTCAAGTTCATCTTTGCTCAGGTATTCCTCTTCGCCCTCCTCAGCTACCATAGATGTTGGCATGGCGTCTACTTCCTCGTATTCGCGAATATTAAGCACAGCTGTCTGCTTGAATATCTCTTCATTCGATTTCAGCACCGTTTTTGGCGTAATGCCGTGTTCCAGATTATATCTGATTTGTATATCTCTGCGCCGCTCCGTTTCATCTATGGTGCGCTGCATGGAGTTAGTGATTTTCTCGGCATAGAAAATAACGAGACCATTCGCGTTTCTCGCTGCGCGTCCTGCTGTCTGGGTCAGCGAGCGCTCATTTCTCAAGAAACCTTCTTTGTCGGCATCTAAAATAGCTACTAAAGATACTTCTGGCAGGTCTAGTCCCTCTCTCAAAAGATTGACTCCTACCAATACATCGAACTTTCCCATACGCAGTTCTCTCAATATTTCAACTCTGTCGAGCGTATCCACTTCACTGTGTATATATCTTGACTTTACGCCAGCATTGTAGAAATACTCGGTCAACTCCTCTGCCATTCGTTTGGTTAAGGTAGTCACTAAAACTCGCTCATTCTTTTGAACTCTTAAATCTATCTCATGCATCAAATCATCTATCTGATTGAGAATTGGCCGCACACTGATTGGTGGGTCGAGCAGTCCTGTAGGGCGGACGATTTGTTCTACGATGACCCCCTCTGTTTTTTCCAATTCCAATTTTCCTGGTGTAGCACTCACATAGATTCTTGGCACTTGAAAAGACTCAAATTCATAAAATTGTAAAGGTCGATTGTCCATAGCAGAAGGTAAGCGAAATCCATACTCTACAAGATTGGTCTTACGTGCCCTGTCTCCCGCATACATGCCATGCAGTTGAGGGATAGTCACGTGGGATTCATCGAGTATAATAACAAAGTCTTCAGGAAAATAATCAATCAAACAAAACGGTCGGTCTCCCTCATTGCGTTTATCTAGATAGCGAGAATAATTCTCTATCCCACTACAATAGCCAAGTTCACGCATCATTTCGATATCGAAATTGACTCTTTCGGTCAATCTTGCAGCTTCGATGTGTTTGCCTATCGATTTGAAGTAGTCCACCTGCTTCACCAGATCATCTTGGATTTTATGAATACTTTCTATTAATAAATCCTTAGGGGTTACATACATATTCGCTGGGAATATAGCCAGCTGAGTGCTCGATTCTATTTTTCGATTAGTCACAGGGTTGAAGCTCTCTATGGCTTCTATTTCATCATCATAAAACTCTACCCGCCACCCCATATCGATATAGGGAAGAAATACCTCGACGACATCACCTACAACTCTGAAATTTCCTCGACCCAGTTCCGCCGTCGTTCTCGAATACAAGGCATCAACCAATTTAGCCAAGAAAAAATTTCTCGTCATTTTCTGCCCGACAGAAATTTGTATAACGCCCTGTTTGTATTCGTGGGGATTTCCCATACCATAAATGCAGGAGACCGAGGCCACCACGAGAACATCATTTCGTCCTGATAAGAGAGATGAAGTTGTAGATAAGCGCAATTTTTCTATTTCCTGATTGATAGATAAATCTTTCTCAATGTAGGTGTCCGAACTCGGCAAATAGGCTTCTGGTTGGTAATAATCGTAGTAAGAAACAAAATACTCCACAGCATTGTTCGGAAAAAACTGTTTGAACTCTCCGTAGAGCTGCGATACAAGTGTTTTATTGTGGGTAATAATGAGTGTAGGTTTCTGAATTTTCTCTATGACATTCGCCATCGTGAAGGTCTTGCCCGAACCCGTGACACCGAGCAATATCTGATGCTCCAGTCCTTGTTCCAATCCTTGCACCAATTCTTCAATGGCTCTGGGCTGATCTCCGGCAGGTTTGTAGGAAGATACGAGTTTAAATTTTTGCATAAGAAATAGGAGTGTGAAGATAATTTATAATTCTTTATTTGGAGTCTAAATTCGTTAACTTTGCTTTAGATAATTAACTACTAATGAAATCAATTGCAATATTTACTTTCTTTTTTCTATTTCAACATCTATCATCACAGGTATATCAAATAGACCCCTGTCCAAGACTGCAATACGAAGCTGAAAAGGAAATTATGAGAGACAACTATGGTGGTGCTATTCAAAAGTATAATGAAGCTTTCCGATATGGTAAAATTTCAAATTCATCTATTCAACTATATCTCGAACTCATAGACAGAGACAGTATTCTTACAAATCAGTATTTTGATAGCTTGCTTTTTTATTTAGCACAATACAATCAACCAATTGAAAAATACAGTTACAGTAAATTAGTACAAGCGGCTATACAGAATAAAACCACTAGAAAATATCCTTTAAAAAATGTACAGAAAAACTTTATCTGTAGCGAATTTGAAGGTAAGATAGAACGTATGGCATATGAGGATAAAAATGTGCGAGAACTAGCCATGAAAATTGTATCACAAGTAGAGATGTACAATATAGAACCACATAAATCAAATATTTGGAACACGGATTCTTTAAACTATTTAAAACTATGTGAATTACTCCGTGAAAAAAAATACGAAGGATGTTATAATGCCATCTTTGAAAAACATTCTATGATGAATCACCTTTTAAAACATGGAATAGATAGTAGTTTATTATACTTGGATAAAATCATGCTAGAACTTTGTCACAAGGGTCTATTAGACAAAGCTAAAACAATAACGAATCTAAACCAACACTATAATCAAAGCAAGCACCATCCTTATAAGTCTGCATATAATGTTGACAACTCAATACTTTTTGTCAATCAAAAATTAATCTACTCTCTATTAGATAGCAATGAATTAGAGGTGCTAAACAATCGTCGCGCACAGTTTAACATGGAACCATACGACCACACTATAGCCAAATACATTTGGCAGATTGAAAATGGCTATGACAAAAAGATCATTTTAACACCTGTCAATGTTTTCAATATGAGTCCTAGCGAAGAGGCTGATTTTATATCAAATTCTACAAAAGTTTTGGGTAAAAAAATTGTAATTCTTGAATTGAACAAAAGATTTCCATCTGAAAAATACAGGTGAACGAATCCCTTATCTTTAGTCTTACTTTGGTATACCTCTAAGGATTAATTAAAACTAGATAAGATAACATAATCTTATCTAAATTTGTCCAATGGAATCTATCAGTGCATTTGATATTATTAAAGTAGGGATTGGGCCTTCAAGTTCGCATACAATGGGGCCCTGGGAGGCCGCTTTGGCATTTTGCCATCATTTATCGAACTCGCGTCTATTAACATCTGTAAATGCGGTACATGTAGATTTATATGGATCTCTAGCCAAAACAGGCAAAGGACATGGAACTGATTTTGCTGTGACTCTTGGTTTGTGTGGCTATGATTTCAGAACCTTCGATACCACCCTACTAGATGCTACTCTAAAAAAGATAGATGAAGAAAAGACAATAGCATTAGGAGGTCAGCAAGTAATTCCTTTTGACAATGCTATTCAGTTTCACATGAACTACACGCACCCAGAGCACCCCAATGCCATGCAAATAGCAGCAAAATTAAACGATGGCAGTGAAGTAGCTAAAACCTATTTTTCGGTAGGCGGTGGTTTTATAAAGGAAGAGGGAGAGACTGCAAGCAGTCAATCGAAATCTAGCAGCAAACTACCGTGTCATGACGGGGATACAATTTTAAAAAATTGTAAGAAGCTAAACCTAAGCGTAAGTCAGCTGGTAATGCTTAATGAATGCACATGGTATTCAGAAGATGAGGTAAGGTCTAAAGCTCTACATCTATGGAGAGAAATGAAAGATGCCATCTGGCGGGGAATGCAACGCGGAGGTATGCTCCCAGGTATACTAAATGTGAAACGCAGAGCAAATGAAATTTTTATCAAGTTAACCCATGGTCAAAAGTTAGAGACGATAGAAGAGTGTATTTCTTTTCTGCAGCATTCTAAAAGAGATTTTAACCTTGTCAATAAATGGGTCAGTGTTTTCGCCTTAGCCGTCAATGAAGAAAATGCCGCCTATGGGCGTATCGTGACCGCTCCTACCAATGGAGCAGCAGGCGTCTTACCAGCTGTGCTAATGTATGCGGTATGCTTTTTAGACGATATCGATGATAACGAAATAGTTGATTTCATCATTACCGCTGGCGAAATTGGTACACTTTTTAAAAAATCTGCCACCATCAGTGCAGCTATGGGTGGCTGTCAGGCAGAGATAGGCGTATCCTCGGCCATGGCAGCAGCAGCGCTAACAGAAATTTTGGGAGGAAGCCCAGGGCAAGTATTGATGGCAGCAGAAATAGCGATGGAGCATCACCTCGGTATGACCTGTGATCCGATAGCTGGATTAGTTCAAGTGCCTTGTATAGAGCGTAATACTATGGGGGCTATGAAGGCCATCACAGCTGCTAATATAGCTTTAGAAAGTGACCCTTCACAGGCGAAAGTTTCCCTCGATAGTGTCATCAAAACAATGTGGCAAACAGCACTTGATATGAATACTAAATACAAAGAAACCTCTGAAGCAGGCTTAGCTACCAATATTTCAGTGAATATAGCAGAATGCTAAGTTAGTCGAAAGTTAAAAGAATGCTGACATGAATATTAAAAATTTTTTATACTTAACGTTTATAACTTACAACTTAACACTAATTACAGGTTGTACGGAAGATAATATTCCAAGAGAAAAAGCCTATCCCCGTTTCTATTTTCCCAAAAAAGAATACAAGCCTTTTACCTCTGAATGTGGCTTCGGATTTGAGATGCCGACTTATACCTACATTGAAAATAAAGATTCATTTCGCAATCAAAGGTTAGCATCAGACTCATGTTGGTTCAATATAGTTTATCCAGAACTCAATGCCAAAATCCATTTTAGCTATAAGTATTATGAAGATGAAATGATCTTGGCAAAATTACTGGAAGACTCCTATAAGCTGACATCCAAGCATATGTCTAAGGCCAGTTTTATAAAGGACTCCGTTATTGATAAGCCGAATATCAAAGGGCTCATCTACTCCGTAGGTGGTAATGCTGCATCTGATAAACAATTCATATTAACGGATTATAAAAATCAGTTTATACGAGGAGCCATTTACTTTGCCACAACTCCAAACTATGATTCTTTACGTCCTGCAATAGAATTTGTAGATGCCGATATTTACCATCTCATCAATACCTTTAAATTTTAAATGCTATCTTGTGGAATGGGTGCTTGGTATATTATCTAGTATTTTTTTAATACTCCACCTCTCGAATCTCTATAAAAAATACTTTATCATATCACGCTATTCACCTGAGATTTCTCACTCCTATCCTCCCCTCCCATTTTCCATAATTATCTGCACAGAAGGCACTGCGCCTCGTTTACTCAATTACTTGGGAAAAATATTATCACAAAACTATTCCACATTTGAGATTATTGTAGTTTGTAAAAATACTCCTATTGAGCTTCTGGAAGAATTGCATAAAAAATCATTAGAAACAGAAAAACTACGTATTGAAAATATCACCATTCTTGACCTTCCATATATTGAAAAAAAGCAAGCCTTGAACTATGGTGTTAGCTTGGCTAATAATGAATGGATGATAACAATAGATGACGATTGCTATCCTGCTTCTGAATACTGGCTATCTTCTATTTCACAGCATATACAGTATTTTAAATGCGATATTCTACTTGGTCTTTCTCCATATATATCACAAAATGGATTTATGAATCAATGGGTTAGATTCGATGCCCTTCACACCACTATAAACTTTCTTTACTTTACGATTATAGGAAAACCATACATGGGCATTGGCAGAAATATGACCTTCAAAAAAGAACTATGGTCAAAAGAATATTTAGAACAATTTCAAGACTTAGGAAGTGGCGATGATACTACGCTGGTGAACTATTATAAATCAATCAAAAAAATAGATGTATTCACTGAAAGTCTGGTCTATTCCTTTCCACATACCAGTTTTATTGCTTGGTGCAAGCAAAAACTTCGTCATGTTCATAAAGGAAAATTTCTGGATAAGTCTATACAAATAGAACTATCAAAGCCTCTTCTATACAGTTTTTTATTCTGGTTTTGCATCTGGATATGGATGAGTTTTTTCGCTTTTCATTTTATTATATTTGGATTAATATTTACTTTCATTCTTTTAAAAATTTTCTTTCTGTATAAAATATCTAAGCATCTTCAATGGAAGTCCAAACCTGTTTTCTACACTGCATTATTTGATGCCTTTTATAGCTTTAGCTTATTGATTTTCCCATTTCTATCTATCTTTATAAAGTTTAAATGGAGAAAAAATTAGTCGTTATCTTTGTAAAAACAAAATCCCCAAAAAAATGGAAGTAATTGAAATAACTAGAATTAGTGATAAGCTAAAGGATTTAGATAGCCAACATTTTCAAGAAATTTCTGATTTCATAGATCATTTACAATTTGATTCTAACGATTTTCAATTGACAGATAAGCAGAAGGAAGTTCTCATTAAGAGATTAAAAACCCCTTGAAATTTATTTGTGTCAAAGGAAGAATTTCTACAAAGAATCAAAGAGAAATATGAGCTTTAAGATTCACCTATCTCCAGAAGCTCAACTTGACTTTGATATATCGTTTGAATACTACTTGGAGATTTCACCATCAATAGCTTTAAAATTTAAAAATGAATTCGTAGAAGCTCTAGAAAAGCTAGAAGCTAACCCTCTACTAGAAATACGTTATCATACTTTTAGATTTTTTCCACTACTAAAATTTCCATTTCTATCAATTTATACAGTAGATTTAGAAATGAAATTCGTAGAAATTTACGCAGTTTTTCATACAAGTAGAGATCTATTTGACTACCCATCATAATATTTAAATTCATGTTATTTGGCTAAATCTATAAACAAGATAGACTTATCTGACCCGAAAGGTGGGGAACTGTTTTATATGGGAATAAGTTCAGCAACTGGTATAGCGGTGTTATGTAATCAAGTCAATAAATATCTAGGAATCCAACTTTCATTCTATAGCAATCTAATGGCGATGAATCAAGATACGATACTTGACAATCTTCCTATATTCACGAGCTTTGAGCCGAAAGTAAACGCATTAGAGCTAAATAATAAAACTGAAGACGATGATTTTTTTGACTTAGGAATTTTATCTAAAACCGAAGTTTCGAAATATTTGCTCATTCAATGTAAGGGTGAACGTTCCATTTTATTTCCGAAAATCACGCAATTAGATTATTTGTTTATTTCAAACTATAGCGTTGAAAACCTAATTCCCACTATTCAGCAATTACCAGAGGTAACGATAGCATTTCCGCTGCAATCCATGCATATAGGGAAGCGCTATGACTATTTTCGTAAACTTTTTTACACGAATTGATGTTCATTCTACGATGTCAGAGAAAATCATTTTAGGAATAGACCCCGGTACCTTGCATTTAGGCTATGGTATTATCTCTGTTAAAAAAGGAGTCATCTCTACGGTCTGTCTCGGAGAAGTGCGTCTCAATAAATTAGAGAATCAGCAATTGAAATTGCTAAAAATTTACGAAAAAATCAAGGCACTCATTCTAGAATACAAACCCGACGAATGTGCTGTAGAATGTCCATTTTATGGTGAGAATGTTCAAAGTATGCTCAAACTAGGACGGGCGCAAGGAGTGGCTATGGTGGCAGCTCTTTCATTGGGGCTTCCAGTGGCAGAATATTATCCTAAAAAAGTCAAACAGTCTATCACGGGTAATGGCAATGCGACCAAAGAGCAAGTAGCCAAGATGCTGCAAACACTATGTAAGATGGATGTGATGCCAAATTCTCTTGATGCCACCGATGCCCTAGCAGTAGCAGTTTGCCATCATTTTAACGGTGGCATAGGAGACGGTGGTACTAAGAAATATTCAGACTGGTCTTCATTTCTCACAGATAATAAAAATAGGATAAAGAAATGAGTTTTACAGACTTTCAAAATCGCATCAAAGAACAATTCCCCAATGACTGGGAAGAATTTTTAAACAGTTTGGAATATGAACCTGTCACTTCTATTCGGTATAATCCCAGAAAAAATCACAACTTAGCATCAACTGAAATTCCATGGACACGGCATGGACACTACCTCTCAGAGCGACCTTACTTTACCTTAGACCCTTGTTTTCATCAAGGGAAATATTATGTACAAGAGTCTAGTTCTATGTTTATAGATTGGATACTAGATAAGGTGAAAACCTACATATCGCTGGATCGAGTGCTTGATCTCTGTGCTGCACCAGGTGGCAAGAGCACCATTATACTCGACCACTTGCGGCCTCATCAATACCTTATATCCAATGAAATCATCCCTCAGCGGAACAGTGTTCTACGTGAAAATTTGACCAAGTGGGGCTATCCCAATTTCCTAGTGACTGAAAACAAGCCTGAAGATTTTAAAAAAATACCAAACTATTTTGATGGTATACTGATCGATGCTCCCTGCTCGGGTGAAGGATTATTTCGCAAAGATAGAAATGCGAGAAAGGAGTGGAGTCAAGAAATTGCTGCTATGTGCAGCGACAGACAATTTGATATTTTCAAATCCATTTGGGGTAGTCTCAAGGAAGGTGGCATCTTAATTTATAGCACCTGTACATACAATCCAGATGAGAATGAACTCTTGCTTGAAAAACTCTTGAGCAAAGACTTCGACTTTGAAACTTTGGATCTAGAAATAAAAGATAAATGGAACATCGATATCATAAAAACCCCGAATATAACAGGCTATCGATTTTTACCTCATAGAGTGAAAGGCGAAGGTTTTTTCTGCTCTGTACTTCGTAAAAAAG
Coding sequences:
- the ruvC gene encoding crossover junction endodeoxyribonuclease RuvC, whose product is MSEKIILGIDPGTLHLGYGIISVKKGVISTVCLGEVRLNKLENQQLKLLKIYEKIKALILEYKPDECAVECPFYGENVQSMLKLGRAQGVAMVAALSLGLPVAEYYPKKVKQSITGNGNATKEQVAKMLQTLCKMDVMPNSLDATDALAVAVCHHFNGGIGDGGTKKYSDWSSFLTDNKNRIKK
- the htpG gene encoding molecular chaperone HtpG, which gives rise to MSTKGKIKVEVENIFPLIKKFLYSDHEIFLRELVSNATDATLKLRHLVSKGESKSEYGSPIIEIKIDKEAKTLHVIDQGLGMSAEEVEKYINQVAFSGAEEFLNKYKDSKDSGIIGHFGLGFYSAFMVADKVDIITKSHTDAPAVKWSCDGSPEYSLEPADKADRGTEIVLHINTESEEFLDEARIKTLLNKYNKFMPIPIKFGMKKEYLTLPEGADKDAKPDEIEVDNIINNPSPAWTKKPADLKDEDYQTFYNELYPYQFEKPLFHIHLNVDFPFNLTGILYFPKLSPNLQVQKDRIQLYQNQVFITDNVEGIVPEFLTMLRGVIDSPDIPLNVSRSYLQADNNVKKISEYVTKKVAEKLQSLFKENREDFESKWNDIKIVIEYGMLSEPKFYEKAMQFALFPTTKGDYKTWDELKELIKDTHKDKDDKTIVLYTADKEKEYSYIHAAEEKGYTVVHLDSPIVAHLIQKIEGENEKISFARVDSAPVEQLIKKEDNQISKLSEKEKEKLKTAIEEVVPKATFHVQLQALDTEATPFLITQSEFMRRMKDMQATGGGGFMAMGGFPDSYDLVINENHPIATKILEEKDAEQKKTMIQSAFDIARLSQGLLKGSELNEYIKKSFERLQ
- a CDS encoding L-serine ammonia-lyase, whose translation is MESISAFDIIKVGIGPSSSHTMGPWEAALAFCHHLSNSRLLTSVNAVHVDLYGSLAKTGKGHGTDFAVTLGLCGYDFRTFDTTLLDATLKKIDEEKTIALGGQQVIPFDNAIQFHMNYTHPEHPNAMQIAAKLNDGSEVAKTYFSVGGGFIKEEGETASSQSKSSSKLPCHDGDTILKNCKKLNLSVSQLVMLNECTWYSEDEVRSKALHLWREMKDAIWRGMQRGGMLPGILNVKRRANEIFIKLTHGQKLETIEECISFLQHSKRDFNLVNKWVSVFALAVNEENAAYGRIVTAPTNGAAGVLPAVLMYAVCFLDDIDDNEIVDFIITAGEIGTLFKKSATISAAMGGCQAEIGVSSAMAAAALTEILGGSPGQVLMAAEIAMEHHLGMTCDPIAGLVQVPCIERNTMGAMKAITAANIALESDPSQAKVSLDSVIKTMWQTALDMNTKYKETSEAGLATNISVNIAEC
- a CDS encoding type II toxin-antitoxin system RelE/ParE family toxin encodes the protein MSFKIHLSPEAQLDFDISFEYYLEISPSIALKFKNEFVEALEKLEANPLLEIRYHTFRFFPLLKFPFLSIYTVDLEMKFVEIYAVFHTSRDLFDYPS
- the uvrB gene encoding excinuclease ABC subunit UvrB; amino-acid sequence: MQKFKLVSSYKPAGDQPRAIEELVQGLEQGLEHQILLGVTGSGKTFTMANVIEKIQKPTLIITHNKTLVSQLYGEFKQFFPNNAVEYFVSYYDYYQPEAYLPSSDTYIEKDLSINQEIEKLRLSTTSSLLSGRNDVLVVASVSCIYGMGNPHEYKQGVIQISVGQKMTRNFFLAKLVDALYSRTTAELGRGNFRVVGDVVEVFLPYIDMGWRVEFYDDEIEAIESFNPVTNRKIESSTQLAIFPANMYVTPKDLLIESIHKIQDDLVKQVDYFKSIGKHIEAARLTERVNFDIEMMRELGYCSGIENYSRYLDKRNEGDRPFCLIDYFPEDFVIILDESHVTIPQLHGMYAGDRARKTNLVEYGFRLPSAMDNRPLQFYEFESFQVPRIYVSATPGKLELEKTEGVIVEQIVRPTGLLDPPISVRPILNQIDDLMHEIDLRVQKNERVLVTTLTKRMAEELTEYFYNAGVKSRYIHSEVDTLDRVEILRELRMGKFDVLVGVNLLREGLDLPEVSLVAILDADKEGFLRNERSLTQTAGRAARNANGLVIFYAEKITNSMQRTIDETERRRDIQIRYNLEHGITPKTVLKSNEEIFKQTAVLNIREYEEVDAMPTSMVAEEGEEEYLSKDELERKVKAARDKMQKAARQTHFAEAALYRDQMYYYQTKLDGLKRGDK
- a CDS encoding glycosyltransferase, whose product is MEWVLGILSSIFLILHLSNLYKKYFIISRYSPEISHSYPPLPFSIIICTEGTAPRLLNYLGKILSQNYSTFEIIVVCKNTPIELLEELHKKSLETEKLRIENITILDLPYIEKKQALNYGVSLANNEWMITIDDDCYPASEYWLSSISQHIQYFKCDILLGLSPYISQNGFMNQWVRFDALHTTINFLYFTIIGKPYMGIGRNMTFKKELWSKEYLEQFQDLGSGDDTTLVNYYKSIKKIDVFTESLVYSFPHTSFIAWCKQKLRHVHKGKFLDKSIQIELSKPLLYSFLFWFCIWIWMSFFAFHFIIFGLIFTFILLKIFFLYKISKHLQWKSKPVFYTALFDAFYSFSLLIFPFLSIFIKFKWRKN